A genomic stretch from Strix aluco isolate bStrAlu1 chromosome 12, bStrAlu1.hap1, whole genome shotgun sequence includes:
- the LRRC28 gene encoding leucine-rich repeat-containing protein 28 isoform X4: MCLSLQYLTADRNHLWYVPRHLCQLPSLNELSMAGNRLAFLPLDLGRSRELQYVYVDNNIHLKGLPSYLYNKVIGCSGCGSPIQVSEVKLLSFSSGQLTVFLPAEVKSIGTETDRVLPLQELAMRTLYNTYYRFLKDLNFLTPISLPKSLLELLHCPLGHCHRCSQPMFTIVYPKLFPLRETPMAGLHQGRTTVSFVAYCCSTQCLQTFDLLS; the protein is encoded by the exons ATGTGCCTTTCGCTGCAGTACTTGACTGCAGACCGAAACCACCTGTGGTATGTTCCCCGCCACCTGTGCCAGCTACCAAGCCTCAATGAGCTCTCCATGGCTGGAAACCGCCTCGCATTTTTGCCACTTG ATTTAGGTCGTTCTCGGGAGCTACAGTATGTTTATGTGGATAACAATATTCATCTGAAAGGCCTCCCATCTTATCTGTATAATAAAGTCATTGGTTGCAGTGG TTGTGGTTCTCCGATTCAAGTTTCAGAGGTcaaactgctttctttttcatcGGGCCAGTTAACTGTGTTCCTGCCAGCAGAGGTGAAATCTATAGGGACAGAAACAGATCGTGTGCTGCCTTTGCAAGAACTGGCCATGAGGACCCTTTATAACACCTACTACAGGTTTTTAAAAG attTGAACTTTCTGACTCCAATCTCACTACCCAAAAGCCTCTTGGAATTGCTGCACTGTCCCTTGGGACACTGCCACCGCTGCAGCCAGCCGATGTTTACCATTGTCTACCCAAAGCTCTTTCCCTTGAGGGAAACTCCAATGGCAGGATTGCATCAAGG gaggACAACTGTTAGTTTTGTGGCATACTGCTGCTCCACCCAGTGTCTGCAGACTTTTGACCTACTGAGTTGA